From the Vicia villosa cultivar HV-30 ecotype Madison, WI unplaced genomic scaffold, Vvil1.0 ctg.000756F_1_1, whole genome shotgun sequence genome, one window contains:
- the LOC131630962 gene encoding uncharacterized protein LOC131630962, whose amino-acid sequence MMFKDIQALTTQGTRFKCLLKYQTNHANVEEGIKCSILCSQKVYYELDDKRTKVHAKDVAICRVEQICPFPYDIVRRELKRYPSSEVVWCQEEPMNMSGYTYVLPQFITSMKSLGRGRYDDIKYVGRALSAATAIGFLKVYHKE is encoded by the exons ATGATGTTCAAGGACATCCAAGCTTTGACAACACAAGGAACCAGATTTAAGTGCCTCCTAAAATACCAAACCAACCACGCAAATGTCGAGGAGGGTATAAAATGCTCAATATTATGTTCTCAAAAG GTTTACTACGAACTTGATGATAAACGAACAAAGGTACATGCAAAAGATGTTGCAATATGTAGGGTGGAACAAATTTGTCCTTTCCCTTATGATATTGTCCGACGAGAACTCAAACGATATCCAAGTA GCGAAGTTGTTTGGTGTCAAGAAGAACCAATGAACATGAGTGGATACACTTATGTTTTACCACAATTTATAACCTCGATGAAGTCATTAGGTAGGGGACGTTATGATGATATCAAATATGTTGGACGTGCTCTGTCTGCAGCCACAGCTATTGGTTTCCTCAAGGTTTACCATAAGGAGTAG